The DNA region taatatgaagcttcagagtctgaatgagtcaaatcttcatcttctatgtttcagcgttacagtgtttttactagcaaagtctttttgttactatacttccaccacagagaaacaggaaacactaagagggaatctgatgctaaaaacactgtaaatgtgtcagatatcactgatatgactaactcacactgatgaagctcaatagaagctaatcagagactttaaatgatacagtcctccatcactgaacactggaaGCAAGGAgatcttctaatagtcagtatgaacagaaggaaaacCTCTTGGCTGGGGTTAGTCTTTTAATATTGGACACTTTGAGCTTCCAGGTTGATTGGACGCTTCAGTAACAGTTAAGTTGAGTTTGATATGAATTCACAGTTTCACACTTGTTTAAATGACTGGTTTAAGTTCTGGTTGCTCTACTCTCTTAGTATGGTAGTGTGTTGTCAGGCAggtgtgtgacctctgacctcaggaTGCCACTTGTGTTTGACGTTCTCGTAGGAGGCGGGGCTCGAGATGGAGAagcagatgatgaagatgttggtCTGCGGGTAAGACAGCGTCCTCAGCCGGTCATACTCCTCCTGACCCGCCGTGTCCCACAGGTTCAGACTGACCACCCTGCCGTCCACCgtcacctgaacacaccacacacacgcacacacacacacgtacgttATCCTAGGGCACTTTTGGTGTATTTATATTTTggctttttctcattttaaacacTAATAATTTAACacaataactgatttttttgttctgtccaacattttaaaccaaatcTCTAAACTTTGtagttttaatataataaactgtgAGTTTGTTGGTTCCTGGTGAGCAgttttataattatatatttatatttataatgacCTGACTGCTGTAGTTGTCGAACACGGTGGGAATGTACTCTTTGGGAAAAGCTCCAGTGGTGTAGGAAATGAGGAGGCAAGTCTTCCCCACAGCTCCGTCACCCACAACCACACACTTTATACTCTGcatgatgacctttgaccccttctgctacctgcaacacaca from Scomber japonicus isolate fScoJap1 chromosome 13, fScoJap1.pri, whole genome shotgun sequence includes:
- the rhogb gene encoding ras homolog family member Gb, whose product is MQSIKCVVVGDGAVGKTCLLISYTTGAFPKEYIPTVFDNYSSQVTVDGRVVSLNLWDTAGQEEYDRLRTLSYPQTNIFIICFSISSPASYENVKHKWHPEVSHHCPGVPILLVGTKSDLRNDGETQRKLKEQNQVPVTHQQGAALARQIHAVRYLECSALNQDGIKDVFVEAVRSFLNPQPVVSKKPCVLL